GGTGGAAAATCAGCGCCGGGCAACCCGAAGAATTTGTAATTCGGAAGAGCCGGCGGATCTCCCGTTCCGGCCTTTCAGGCCGGGACCACATGGATGGGAAGCCGACCAAGGAAAAACTGGACCAAAACTGCACCATTTCTGCACCAACAATGAATTTTTCGTGGTGCAGTTTGGTTGGACATATTTTTGTAACATGCTGGATCTAGGCAGGATACGAAAATTGGATACCGCCGGAAATAACGGCGCCGGGGGGTGGTGGTGCAGTTTTTAAATTGTGATAAAATTGTGTGAAAACGAATTTTTGACACAAATTTGACCACGGATTGCACAGATGCCACGGATGGGAAAAGAGGAACTTTTGCAGAAATATTTTCGGGCAGAAAAATTACCGCCAGAAAATGGAAGCTGGAGGTCAGGAAATGCCAAGTCCGAAGAACGCAGACCGCGAATCATGCCAATTAACGCGAATGGAGACCGCCATTTCGGATTTCGAAATTCGGGTTTCGGATTTATATTCATGTCATTCATGGGCGTCATGGTAGCAGGGATTTGGTGAAGGTGGTTCCCTCCGGGAGGGAAATTATGTGGACATGAGGATTATGTGGACATGCGGTGAAAATTGCCTGGATTTACGCGATATTTAAGGCGCGCATGTTCACATAATATCTGAGGGTTGGGTTTCGTGGTGATTTTGGGCATGGTGAAGCGGCATGAAAAAACGTTTCCTCTCCAAAAAACATTGGGGGCTTTTAGCCCAGTACCAACGACATCTCTTGTGCATCGCCGGGTTGCGCCCACGCACCTGCCAGCGCTATGTTGCATGTGCCCGGAACTTTTTAGGGGCGCAGCACCAAGGGCGCTTTCGCCTGCGGCAGTTGCGCCCCACCGTCCTGCTGGAGTACTTGCTCCGCAAACGGCAACGGTATGGGCCGTGCCATTGGGTGGGAGAGGCTTCCAGATTGCGGAGATTCTTCAGGTTTTTGGTGGCGGCTGGCCACCTGCTTGCCAGCCAAATTCCCGTCATTCCCGCCGTCAGCAGCCGGGGGCATTGGCCCAGCATGGATCCGCTTCATCCCAAGGAACTGCACCGCTTCCTGATGCGCTTTGACCGGCGCACCGAAACGGGCCGGCGCGATTACGCGGTGGCCATGTGTCTGGCGCGGCTGGGGCTGCGGATTAGCGAAGTGGCCCAGTTGCAATTGGCCGACCTTCGCTGGCGCGAAGGGATTCTGCGCCTGCGTTGTCCCAAAGGCGGCCGGGAACGACAGTTGCCGTTACTGCCAGAAGTGCAGGCGGCCATGATTGGATATTTGACCAGGGGACGACCGGCGACCACGCTGCCACAGGTGTTTGTGCAGGCCTCTGGCTGCCAGGCTTGCTCCATCGCCCAACGCAGCCAAGCCATCCGGCTGGCCTTCCAGCGGTCCGGGGTGGTTAAATCACGCATGGGTCCCCACCTCTTGCGGCACACGCTGGCCACCCATTTGTTCCAGCGTGGCGTGTCGCTTAAGGCCGTGGCCGACCTGTTGGGACATGGCCACCTGGCGTCCACTTGGCGCTATGTGCGCCTGAGCCCGGTGCAGTTGCGAATGGTGGTGCAA
Above is a window of Verrucomicrobiota bacterium DNA encoding:
- a CDS encoding tyrosine-type recombinase/integrase is translated as MKKRFLSKKHWGLLAQYQRHLLCIAGLRPRTCQRYVACARNFLGAQHQGRFRLRQLRPTVLLEYLLRKRQRYGPCHWVGEASRLRRFFRFLVAAGHLLASQIPVIPAVSSRGHWPSMDPLHPKELHRFLMRFDRRTETGRRDYAVAMCLARLGLRISEVAQLQLADLRWREGILRLRCPKGGRERQLPLLPEVQAAMIGYLTRGRPATTLPQVFVQASGCQACSIAQRSQAIRLAFQRSGVVKSRMGPHLLRHTLATHLFQRGVSLKAVADLLGHGHLASTWRYVRLSPVQLRMVVQPWPKEGL